Proteins co-encoded in one Kutzneria chonburiensis genomic window:
- a CDS encoding ferrochelatase: MSVDALLLLSFGGPEGPDDVRPFLENVTRGRGVPPERLDEVAQHYLHFGGVSPINGLNRDLIEGIRAALAAAGVDLPVYFGNRNWHPMLEDTVGEMIADGVRRALVFPTSAYGGYSACRQYDEDILRARAAVADPPELVKLRQYFDHPGFVLPFADAVRTAAAGFDDFRLVFTAHSIPNAFDATGGPSGHLYSQQVAEAARLVAAELGVTEYDVVWQSRSGPPQVPWLEPDIVDHVDALHAKGVANLVVCPVGFVSDHLEVVWDLDTEARERAESYGMGFARAATPGPDQRFADMVVELVREHVDGVEPRKLSTFSTLGCTVNGEFCAVACCEPPARRPR; the protein is encoded by the coding sequence GTGAGTGTCGACGCCCTGCTGCTGCTGTCCTTCGGTGGTCCGGAGGGACCGGACGACGTCCGGCCGTTCCTGGAGAACGTGACCAGGGGTCGGGGCGTGCCGCCCGAGCGGCTCGACGAGGTCGCCCAGCACTACCTGCACTTCGGCGGCGTCTCCCCGATCAACGGGCTCAACCGGGACCTGATCGAGGGGATCCGCGCGGCCCTCGCGGCCGCCGGCGTCGACCTGCCGGTCTACTTCGGCAACCGCAACTGGCATCCGATGCTCGAGGACACCGTCGGCGAGATGATCGCCGACGGTGTTCGTCGTGCGCTGGTCTTCCCGACCAGCGCCTACGGCGGCTACTCGGCCTGCCGCCAGTACGACGAGGACATCCTGCGGGCCCGGGCCGCCGTCGCCGACCCGCCCGAGCTGGTGAAGTTGCGCCAGTACTTCGACCATCCCGGCTTCGTGCTGCCGTTCGCCGACGCCGTGCGTACGGCCGCCGCCGGCTTCGACGACTTCCGGCTCGTGTTCACCGCGCACTCCATCCCCAACGCCTTCGACGCCACCGGCGGGCCGTCCGGGCACCTGTACTCGCAGCAGGTCGCCGAGGCCGCCCGGCTGGTCGCCGCGGAGCTCGGCGTCACGGAGTACGACGTCGTGTGGCAGTCCCGCTCCGGGCCGCCGCAGGTGCCGTGGCTGGAGCCGGACATCGTCGACCACGTGGATGCCCTGCACGCCAAGGGCGTGGCCAACCTGGTGGTGTGTCCCGTCGGTTTCGTCAGCGACCACCTCGAGGTCGTGTGGGACCTGGACACCGAGGCCCGTGAGCGGGCCGAGTCGTACGGCATGGGCTTCGCCCGCGCCGCCACCCCCGGCCCCGACCAGCGCTTCGCCGACATGGTCGTGGAGCTGGTGCGTGAGCACGTCGACGGCGTCGAACCCCGCAAGCTTTCGACGTTTTCGACACTTGGCTGCACTGTGAACGGCGAGTTCTGCGCCGTCGCGTGCTGTGAACCACCGGCCCGCCGTCCTCGGTAA
- a CDS encoding DUF4142 domain-containing protein, whose amino-acid sequence MISRAVRKAAVLVVIGISAVLPLSGCAIGQSQAATPPGQVDPNNPLDVGTQVTQSQWGPVGPADRLMLVKVALAGSWELPSGEMAQTMTNNPSVRTAGQHLIQGHTLLNKMNVQIAQQLGVTIPTKPLPEQQGFLTNMQNAQPGIDFDRAFVGPLRDQHGSVYQLLSQVRAGTRNSLIRDFANQCMTTVLDHITVLEQTGLVNYSALASPTAPPITPVTTAAQITSNNNSSIGVFVIAALMAGGAILIPIMRRNNGGKRRAGSAIPE is encoded by the coding sequence GTGATCTCTCGCGCGGTGCGCAAGGCCGCCGTCCTCGTCGTTATCGGGATCAGCGCCGTGCTGCCGCTGTCCGGCTGCGCCATCGGCCAGTCGCAGGCGGCTACGCCGCCCGGCCAGGTGGACCCGAACAACCCGTTGGACGTCGGCACCCAGGTCACGCAGAGCCAGTGGGGCCCGGTCGGCCCGGCCGACCGGCTGATGCTGGTGAAGGTCGCGCTGGCCGGCTCGTGGGAGCTGCCCAGCGGCGAGATGGCGCAGACCATGACCAACAACCCCTCGGTCCGCACCGCGGGGCAGCACCTCATCCAGGGCCACACCCTGCTCAACAAGATGAACGTGCAGATCGCCCAGCAGCTCGGGGTGACGATTCCGACGAAGCCGCTGCCCGAGCAGCAGGGCTTCCTGACCAACATGCAGAACGCCCAGCCGGGCATCGACTTCGACCGGGCCTTCGTCGGGCCGCTGCGCGACCAGCACGGCTCGGTCTACCAGCTGCTGTCGCAGGTGCGGGCCGGCACCCGGAACTCGCTGATCCGCGACTTCGCCAACCAGTGCATGACCACCGTGCTCGACCACATCACCGTGCTGGAGCAGACCGGCCTGGTCAACTACAGCGCGCTGGCCTCGCCGACCGCGCCGCCGATCACCCCGGTGACCACCGCGGCGCAGATCACGTCCAACAACAACAGCAGCATCGGGGTGTTCGTCATCGCGGCGCTGATGGCCGGCGGCGCGATCCTGATCCCGATCATGCGGCGCAACAACGGCGGCAAGCGGAGGGCCGGGTCCGCGATCCCGGAGTGA
- the gabT gene encoding 4-aminobutyrate--2-oxoglutarate transaminase translates to MATPTLARHLVTEIPGPQSQAAQQRRLRTVAAGVSSGLPVFVESAGAGLLHDVDGNTLVDLGSGIAVTSVGNAAPAVVAAVQEQVAKFTHTCFMVTPYDAYVDVCEQLAELTPGSHEKRSALFNSGAEAVENAVKIARHATGRQAVVVFDHAYHGRTNLTMALTAKNMPYKHRFGPFAPEVYRLPMSYPFRDPAGLTGEQAAARALDQLEKQVGADNVACVLIEPIQGEGGFVVPAPGFLKAVADWCRAKGVLFVADEIQTGFCRTGAWFASEHEGVVPDLVTTAKGIAGGLPLAAVTGRAEVMDAVHGGGLGGTYGGNPVACAAALASIGIMRDEDLNARAKAIEEITLPRLRELAAGIPAIGDVRGRGAMLAVELVKPGTSEPDAELTGRIAKACHARGVVVLTAGTYGNVLRLLPPLVIPTDVLNDGLDVLAEAIQITIR, encoded by the coding sequence GTGGCTACCCCCACTCTCGCCCGGCACCTCGTCACCGAGATCCCGGGCCCCCAGTCGCAGGCCGCCCAGCAGCGCCGGTTGCGGACCGTGGCCGCCGGCGTCAGCAGCGGGCTGCCGGTGTTCGTCGAGTCGGCCGGTGCCGGGCTGCTGCACGACGTGGACGGCAACACGTTGGTGGACCTGGGTTCCGGCATCGCCGTGACCAGCGTGGGCAACGCCGCGCCGGCGGTGGTGGCGGCTGTGCAGGAACAGGTCGCCAAGTTCACCCACACCTGCTTCATGGTCACGCCGTACGACGCCTACGTGGACGTGTGCGAGCAGCTGGCCGAGCTGACGCCGGGCTCGCACGAGAAGCGGTCGGCCCTGTTCAACTCCGGGGCCGAGGCGGTGGAGAACGCCGTCAAGATCGCCCGGCACGCCACCGGGCGGCAGGCGGTCGTGGTCTTCGACCACGCCTACCACGGCCGCACCAACCTCACGATGGCGTTGACCGCCAAGAACATGCCGTACAAGCACCGGTTCGGGCCGTTCGCGCCCGAGGTGTACCGGCTGCCGATGTCCTACCCGTTCCGCGACCCGGCCGGCCTGACCGGCGAGCAGGCCGCCGCCCGCGCGTTGGACCAGCTGGAGAAGCAGGTCGGCGCGGACAACGTGGCCTGCGTGCTGATCGAGCCGATCCAGGGCGAGGGCGGCTTCGTGGTGCCGGCGCCGGGCTTCCTCAAGGCCGTCGCGGACTGGTGCCGGGCCAAGGGCGTCCTGTTCGTCGCCGACGAGATCCAGACCGGCTTCTGCCGTACCGGCGCGTGGTTCGCCAGCGAGCACGAGGGCGTGGTGCCCGATCTCGTCACCACGGCCAAGGGCATCGCCGGCGGCCTGCCGCTGGCCGCCGTCACCGGCCGGGCCGAGGTTATGGACGCCGTGCACGGCGGCGGTCTCGGCGGCACCTACGGTGGCAACCCGGTGGCCTGCGCCGCCGCGCTGGCGTCGATCGGGATCATGCGGGACGAGGACCTGAACGCGCGGGCCAAGGCCATCGAGGAGATCACGCTGCCGCGGCTGCGCGAGCTGGCCGCCGGCATCCCGGCGATCGGCGACGTGCGGGGCCGGGGCGCGATGCTGGCCGTCGAGCTGGTCAAGCCGGGCACGTCCGAACCGGACGCCGAGCTGACCGGGCGGATCGCGAAGGCTTGCCACGCAAGGGGAGTCGTGGTGCTGACCGCCGGAACGTACGGCAACGTGCTGCGCCTGCTGCCGCCGCTCGTGATCCCGACGGATGTCCTGAACGACGGCCTTGACGTCCTCGCTGAAGCGATTCAGATCACGATAAGGTAA
- a CDS encoding amino acid permease encodes MIAIAGVIGAGLFVGSGAAIKQAGPGALLAYAVCGLLVVLVMRMLGEMSAANPETGSFSAYADRVIGPWAGFTIGWLYWFFWVVVLGVEATAGATIVHRWLPEVPQWTCALILMALLTVTNLFSVRSYGEFEFWFASIKVAAIAVFLLVGIVAILGLLPGFPSPGLSNLTGHGGFLPNGASPVFAAMLVVVFSFFGAEIATVAAGESEDPGHAVRSAVRSVVWRIIVFYLGSIAIVVTLLPWDDAGVAKSPYVAVLDRIGLPAAGVVMDVIVLTSVLSCLNSGLYTASRMMFSLSNRRDAPQFLGRIGRTGVPTAAVLVSTVVGFITVVFNYVSPDKVFLFLTNSSGAIAVFVWLVIAVSQLRMRRQLERDDPERLTLRMWGYPYLTWVSIVAMIVLLAGMAFDADARSQLLLSLLVGALVLVVSFVRHRARVSV; translated from the coding sequence ATGATCGCCATCGCCGGTGTGATCGGCGCCGGCCTGTTCGTCGGCAGCGGTGCCGCGATCAAACAGGCCGGTCCGGGCGCGCTGCTCGCCTACGCGGTGTGCGGCCTGCTGGTGGTGCTGGTGATGCGCATGCTCGGCGAGATGTCGGCCGCCAACCCGGAGACCGGCTCCTTCTCGGCCTATGCCGACCGCGTCATCGGGCCGTGGGCCGGCTTCACCATCGGCTGGCTGTACTGGTTCTTCTGGGTCGTCGTGCTCGGCGTCGAGGCGACGGCCGGCGCGACCATCGTGCACCGCTGGCTCCCCGAGGTGCCGCAGTGGACGTGCGCGCTGATCCTGATGGCCCTGCTCACCGTGACCAACCTGTTCTCGGTCCGCTCGTACGGCGAGTTCGAGTTCTGGTTCGCCTCCATCAAGGTCGCCGCCATCGCGGTGTTCCTGCTGGTCGGCATCGTGGCCATCCTGGGGCTGCTGCCGGGCTTCCCGTCGCCCGGCCTGTCCAACCTGACCGGGCACGGCGGCTTCCTGCCCAACGGCGCGTCGCCGGTGTTCGCGGCCATGCTGGTGGTGGTGTTCTCCTTCTTCGGCGCGGAGATCGCCACCGTCGCCGCCGGCGAGTCCGAGGACCCGGGGCACGCCGTGCGGTCGGCGGTGCGCTCGGTGGTGTGGCGGATCATCGTGTTCTACCTGGGGTCCATCGCCATCGTGGTGACCCTGCTGCCGTGGGACGACGCGGGCGTGGCCAAGAGCCCGTACGTCGCGGTGCTGGACCGGATCGGGCTGCCGGCGGCCGGTGTCGTGATGGACGTGATCGTGCTGACCTCGGTGCTGTCCTGCCTCAACTCCGGTCTGTACACCGCTTCCCGGATGATGTTCTCGCTGTCCAACCGGCGTGACGCCCCGCAGTTCCTCGGCCGCATCGGAAGGACCGGCGTGCCGACGGCGGCCGTTCTGGTGTCCACTGTGGTCGGTTTCATCACCGTGGTCTTCAACTACGTCTCGCCGGACAAGGTGTTCCTGTTCCTCACCAACTCCTCCGGCGCGATCGCGGTGTTCGTGTGGCTGGTGATCGCCGTGTCCCAGCTGCGCATGCGGCGTCAGCTGGAACGGGACGACCCGGAGCGGTTGACCCTGCGCATGTGGGGCTACCCGTACCTGACGTGGGTGTCGATCGTGGCGATGATCGTGCTGCTCGCCGGCATGGCCTTCGACGCCGACGCCCGCTCGCAACTGCTGCTCAGCCTGCTCGTCGGCGCGCTGGTGCTGGTCGTCAGCTTCGTCCGGCACCGCGCCCGCGTGTCCGTATAG
- a CDS encoding PucR family transcriptional regulator — MTPTLAALVDRPELGLVVRAGAEHLNRPVQWVHTSELADPTAFLEGGELLLTTGLWVRSGAAAYIGRLHEAGVAGLGFGTGLTHASVPAAVIKAAAAVGLPVIEVPRPVPFIAISKAVAKAVAAAEYAAVTRAYQAQRALTSAAVRPNGVTGVTRQLSRRLDAWAVLLDPRGQVLAGDSAVLDKLRAELPRFHAGPASLTYELDGDEITVQTLGAGERIRGFLAVGRATRLTPADQQVLTTAASLLTVSFERPHAVEAATRRLRGGLLRLLLAGETELVAEIAADLWGELPAAPVRVLLAAGPARARQAAVDRAEDSDAFHAPYRDSLLLIVADEVALPGLNVGVSDPAEYGGLDRALRQAERALAAAVRADVPVVRFAELADDGVLTLVDPQVAGVFADRLLAPLVEHDATGRGELIASLRAWLAHNGQWDPAAAALGVHRHTLRHRLAKVGQLLGRDLDSADTRAELWLALRLRA, encoded by the coding sequence GTGACGCCCACTCTCGCCGCGCTGGTCGACCGGCCCGAACTGGGCCTGGTCGTGCGCGCCGGGGCCGAGCACCTCAACCGGCCGGTGCAGTGGGTGCACACCAGCGAACTGGCCGATCCGACGGCGTTCCTCGAGGGCGGCGAACTGCTGCTGACCACGGGTTTGTGGGTGCGCTCCGGGGCCGCGGCCTACATCGGGCGGCTGCACGAGGCCGGGGTCGCCGGGCTGGGCTTCGGTACCGGGCTGACCCACGCATCGGTACCCGCCGCGGTGATCAAGGCGGCGGCCGCGGTCGGCCTGCCGGTGATCGAAGTGCCGCGGCCGGTGCCGTTCATCGCGATCAGCAAAGCCGTGGCCAAGGCCGTCGCGGCCGCCGAGTACGCCGCCGTGACCAGGGCGTATCAGGCGCAGCGGGCGCTCACTTCGGCGGCTGTAAGACCCAATGGCGTTACGGGTGTTACCCGGCAGCTGAGTCGTCGCCTCGACGCGTGGGCGGTCCTGCTCGATCCGCGCGGGCAGGTGCTGGCCGGCGACAGTGCGGTGCTCGACAAGCTCCGCGCCGAACTCCCCCGGTTCCATGCCGGGCCGGCCAGCCTCACCTACGAGTTGGACGGCGACGAGATCACCGTGCAGACCCTGGGGGCCGGCGAGCGGATCCGCGGCTTTCTCGCGGTCGGCCGGGCCACTCGACTGACGCCGGCCGACCAGCAGGTGCTGACCACCGCGGCCTCGCTGTTGACGGTCAGCTTCGAGCGGCCGCACGCCGTGGAGGCGGCCACCCGGAGGTTGCGCGGCGGGCTGCTGCGGCTGCTGCTGGCCGGGGAGACGGAGCTGGTGGCCGAGATCGCCGCCGATCTGTGGGGCGAGCTGCCGGCGGCCCCGGTGCGGGTGCTGCTGGCGGCGGGGCCGGCGCGGGCTCGGCAGGCGGCGGTCGACCGGGCCGAGGACAGCGACGCCTTCCATGCGCCGTACAGGGATTCGCTGCTGCTGATCGTCGCGGACGAGGTGGCGTTGCCCGGGCTGAACGTCGGCGTCTCCGATCCGGCCGAGTACGGCGGTCTCGATCGGGCATTGCGGCAGGCCGAGCGGGCGTTGGCCGCGGCGGTGCGGGCCGACGTGCCGGTCGTGCGGTTCGCCGAGCTGGCCGACGACGGCGTGCTCACGTTGGTGGATCCACAAGTCGCGGGCGTGTTCGCGGACCGGTTGCTCGCCCCGCTCGTTGAACACGATGCGACCGGCCGTGGCGAGCTGATCGCCTCGCTGCGGGCCTGGCTGGCGCACAACGGCCAGTGGGACCCGGCCGCGGCGGCGCTCGGCGTGCACCGGCACACGCTGCGGCACCGGCTCGCCAAGGTCGGGCAGCTGCTCGGCCGGGACCTGGACTCCGCCGACACACGCGCGGAGTTGTGGCTGGCTTTGCGCCTGCGGGCCTGA
- a CDS encoding PucR family transcriptional regulator — protein MDESAAQALAAGVAERVPALADQLVLVIAEQNPGYRRVGVVSDDDLRRSCHDNMSSVLRLIGRDEDAEEFYAAARCTGRRRAEQRMPLDDVLRSFRLGGRLLWQALVDQARSDGSVDAEGLLEIATWLWEVVDSTSAHVAAAYHAAERQLVRVDEQRRATLWEGLLRGRAKDLAFAHEAARIIGVPVDGPYAVVVADASTAVGQVLAEHGIHSAWQLRAHTLVGLLSLDSPELGIVLKVLRDALTTPAGVSLVVHGLADVDVAYRQATLARRSIQPGRVEVAALADRLPEALVLSSPELAEELIRLRLGPLLKIPVGERRILLDTLAAWVATAGSVSRTAELAHCHRNTVINRLARIEAVTGNDLSDVPHLELSLALKASWLLPPGPLA, from the coding sequence ATGGACGAGAGCGCGGCGCAAGCGCTGGCGGCGGGTGTGGCGGAGCGGGTGCCGGCGCTGGCCGACCAGCTGGTGCTGGTCATCGCCGAGCAGAACCCGGGCTACCGCCGGGTCGGCGTGGTCTCCGACGACGACCTGCGGCGGTCCTGCCACGACAACATGTCCAGCGTGCTCCGGCTGATCGGCCGGGACGAGGACGCCGAGGAGTTCTACGCCGCGGCCCGCTGCACCGGCCGTCGCCGGGCCGAGCAGCGCATGCCGCTGGACGACGTGCTGCGCTCGTTCCGGCTCGGCGGCCGGCTGCTGTGGCAGGCGCTGGTCGACCAGGCCCGGTCCGACGGCAGCGTGGATGCCGAGGGGCTGCTGGAGATCGCGACCTGGCTGTGGGAGGTCGTCGACTCCACGTCCGCGCACGTGGCCGCCGCCTATCACGCCGCCGAGCGGCAGCTGGTGCGCGTCGACGAGCAGCGGCGGGCGACGCTGTGGGAGGGCCTGCTTCGCGGACGCGCCAAGGATCTCGCCTTCGCCCATGAGGCCGCTCGCATCATCGGCGTGCCGGTCGACGGTCCGTACGCCGTCGTCGTCGCCGATGCCTCGACCGCCGTCGGCCAGGTGCTGGCCGAGCACGGCATCCACTCCGCGTGGCAGCTCCGGGCCCACACGCTCGTCGGCCTACTCTCCTTGGATTCACCCGAATTGGGCATTGTGCTGAAGGTGCTGCGCGATGCGCTGACCACGCCGGCCGGGGTGTCGCTGGTGGTGCACGGCTTGGCCGACGTGGACGTCGCCTACCGGCAGGCGACGCTGGCCCGTCGCTCCATCCAGCCCGGCCGGGTCGAGGTCGCCGCGCTGGCCGACCGGCTGCCCGAGGCCCTCGTGCTCAGCTCGCCCGAACTGGCCGAGGAGCTCATCCGGCTGCGGCTCGGGCCGCTGCTCAAGATCCCGGTCGGCGAGCGCCGGATCCTGTTGGACACCTTGGCCGCCTGGGTCGCCACCGCCGGCTCGGTCAGCCGCACCGCCGAGCTCGCGCACTGCCACCGCAACACGGTGATCAACCGCCTGGCCCGTATCGAGGCTGTCACCGGCAACGACCTGTCCGACGTGCCGCACCTGGAGCTCTCCCTGGCGCTCAAGGCCTCCTGGCTGCTGCCGCCGGGGCCGCTGGCCTGA
- a CDS encoding molybdopterin cofactor-binding domain-containing protein — protein MAEDLRRRRFLAYLLAAPTLAVAVQWIDPQRADAAVPTLPQPEEIFDLGDLQNLAAAPTANLVSVQVNRDGSATFAVPRAEVGQGITTAVAMMVAEEMDLPLDKVTVTLADARPELLMNQLTGGSNSVRSIYTPVRTAAAVARQRLVETAAKQWGTTASSLTTRDGVISDATGRTATYASLAVAAASSKIEAATVQLKSTSDFKVLGTPQNRIDARDAVMGRKTFGMDMQVPNAKPTMVRRPPTINGTVRSVNNKAAVLAMPGVTDVAAVTNGVAVRADTFGQCIDGLRALDVSWGPGTVDGHSDATVLAALKKAQLPMLVPGLLTEVLDAEFTFAFASNSPLEPDNAIADVRSDSAEIWSSLKVPIVAQEDIAAQLGLPVGAVKVHVAQGGGSFGRHLFHNVAAEAAEISQKMGKPVKLMWSRTDDFRQGRTHPMCTSRVRMTYTLGNVVSYEQRHTSVQTEFSHGLGEMLTSFAAKLPIAGNLSFAESIFLLTQSSPYNFGVTTQLLNEIPLKFNTGSMRNIYSPNVVTAQELVVDQLGKKMGKDPVAIRRAFLRDNRLKAVFEKAVQVGQWGRALPQGVAQGIAVHSEYQAAVCCLVEIDCRPETVNRPVTDGVTGPRVTKALIVVDPGFAVNPRGLEAQMIGGMNDGIAMALTSSLHIKDGIPLEGSWDNYFYTRQWNTPLDMQVVIAPSGGNPSGAGELAVAPSMAAVACAYARAVGQMPTYFPINHGTLGFEPYPTEPSTPPSPTNGLDS, from the coding sequence ATGGCCGAAGACCTCCGTCGCCGTAGGTTCCTCGCGTATCTCCTTGCCGCACCGACGCTTGCCGTCGCGGTGCAGTGGATCGATCCGCAGCGGGCCGACGCCGCCGTCCCCACCCTGCCGCAGCCCGAGGAGATCTTCGACCTCGGCGATCTGCAGAACCTCGCCGCCGCGCCGACGGCCAATCTCGTGTCCGTGCAAGTGAATCGGGACGGCAGCGCCACCTTCGCCGTGCCACGGGCCGAGGTCGGCCAGGGCATCACCACCGCCGTGGCGATGATGGTGGCCGAGGAGATGGACCTGCCGCTGGACAAGGTCACCGTGACGCTGGCCGACGCCCGGCCGGAGCTGCTGATGAACCAGCTCACCGGCGGCTCCAACTCGGTCCGCAGCATCTACACCCCGGTCCGCACGGCCGCCGCGGTGGCCCGGCAGCGGCTGGTCGAGACCGCCGCGAAGCAGTGGGGCACAACGGCGTCCTCGCTGACCACACGGGACGGCGTGATCAGCGACGCCACCGGCCGGACCGCGACCTACGCCTCGCTGGCCGTGGCGGCGGCGAGTTCCAAGATCGAGGCCGCCACCGTGCAGCTGAAGTCCACTTCGGACTTCAAGGTGCTGGGCACGCCCCAGAACCGGATCGACGCACGCGACGCGGTCATGGGGCGCAAGACGTTCGGCATGGACATGCAGGTGCCCAACGCCAAGCCGACCATGGTCCGCCGGCCGCCGACGATCAACGGCACGGTCCGCTCGGTCAACAACAAGGCGGCGGTGCTGGCCATGCCCGGCGTCACCGACGTCGCCGCGGTGACCAACGGCGTCGCCGTGCGGGCCGACACGTTCGGCCAGTGCATCGACGGCCTGCGCGCGCTGGACGTGAGCTGGGGACCAGGCACAGTGGACGGTCACTCGGACGCGACTGTGTTGGCAGCGCTGAAGAAGGCCCAGCTGCCGATGCTGGTGCCGGGCCTGCTGACCGAGGTGCTGGACGCCGAGTTCACCTTCGCGTTCGCCAGCAACAGCCCGCTCGAGCCGGACAACGCCATCGCCGACGTGCGTTCGGACTCGGCCGAGATCTGGTCCAGTCTGAAGGTGCCGATCGTGGCCCAGGAGGACATCGCCGCCCAGCTGGGCCTGCCGGTCGGCGCGGTGAAGGTGCACGTGGCCCAGGGCGGCGGCTCGTTCGGCCGGCACCTGTTCCACAATGTGGCCGCCGAGGCCGCGGAGATCTCGCAGAAGATGGGCAAGCCGGTCAAGCTGATGTGGTCGCGCACCGACGACTTCCGGCAGGGCCGCACCCACCCGATGTGCACGTCCCGGGTGCGCATGACCTACACGCTCGGCAACGTGGTGAGCTACGAGCAGCGGCACACCAGCGTGCAGACCGAGTTCAGCCACGGCCTCGGCGAGATGCTGACCTCGTTCGCGGCCAAGCTGCCGATCGCCGGCAACCTCAGCTTCGCCGAGTCGATCTTCCTGCTGACCCAGTCCTCGCCGTACAACTTCGGCGTCACCACCCAGCTGCTCAACGAGATCCCGCTCAAGTTCAACACCGGCAGCATGCGCAACATCTACTCGCCCAACGTGGTCACCGCGCAGGAGCTGGTGGTCGACCAGCTGGGCAAGAAGATGGGCAAGGACCCGGTGGCGATCCGGCGGGCCTTCCTGAGGGACAACCGGCTGAAGGCCGTCTTCGAGAAGGCCGTCCAAGTTGGACAGTGGGGCAGGGCCTTGCCGCAGGGCGTGGCGCAGGGCATCGCCGTGCACTCCGAGTACCAGGCCGCGGTGTGCTGCCTGGTGGAGATCGACTGCCGGCCGGAGACGGTCAACCGACCGGTCACCGACGGCGTCACCGGGCCGCGGGTGACCAAGGCGCTGATCGTCGTGGATCCCGGCTTCGCGGTGAACCCGCGCGGGCTGGAGGCACAGATGATCGGCGGCATGAACGACGGCATCGCCATGGCGCTGACGTCCAGCCTGCACATCAAGGACGGCATCCCCCTGGAAGGCAGCTGGGACAACTACTTCTACACCCGGCAGTGGAACACGCCGCTGGACATGCAGGTGGTGATCGCGCCCAGCGGCGGCAACCCCAGCGGCGCCGGCGAGCTCGCGGTCGCGCCGTCGATGGCCGCCGTGGCCTGCGCCTACGCCCGGGCGGTCGGCCAGATGCCCACGTACTTCCCGATCAACCACGGCACGCTCGGCTTCGAGCCCTACCCCACCGAGCCGTCAACGCCGCCCTCGCCGACCAACGGCCTCGACTCCTGA
- a CDS encoding (2Fe-2S)-binding protein — MSSHTFVLNGERVTVEVADDVRLLWVLRDLLGVTGPKYGCGLNVCKSCTSHINGKAFNPCSVPVSAIKADDEITTIEGLPATVGAELHPMQEAWLEQDVAQCGYCQPGQIMTAVALVHRVRAEGRAITDDDLDQIRNICRCGTYSRIRTAIKSGAAKM; from the coding sequence ATGTCCAGTCACACCTTCGTGCTCAACGGCGAGCGGGTCACCGTCGAGGTCGCCGACGACGTCCGGCTGCTGTGGGTGCTGCGCGACCTGCTCGGCGTCACCGGCCCCAAGTACGGCTGCGGGCTCAACGTCTGCAAGTCCTGCACCTCGCACATCAACGGCAAGGCGTTCAACCCGTGCTCGGTGCCGGTGTCGGCGATCAAGGCCGACGACGAGATCACCACCATCGAGGGCCTGCCGGCGACCGTCGGCGCGGAGCTGCATCCCATGCAGGAGGCCTGGCTCGAGCAGGACGTCGCCCAGTGCGGCTACTGCCAGCCGGGGCAGATCATGACCGCGGTCGCCCTGGTGCACAGGGTCAGGGCCGAGGGCCGGGCCATCACCGACGACGACCTGGACCAGATCCGCAACATCTGCCGCTGCGGCACGTACTCCCGCATCCGCACCGCCATCAAGTCCGGCGCGGCCAAGATGTAA
- a CDS encoding TetR/AcrR family transcriptional regulator, with product MPSITRRAPNPERRASADAEILAATRRLLDGGATFTELGVQHISAEAGVARSTFYAHFKDKTALLLRLAGDMVETSFGVASAWEPDSGVAGLTEAFQQVVAIYRDNITMVLAVAEVSAYDATVRDFWSGLIAPFSARTVQVLEQEQAAGRTPSSVDVVNATRVIVMGGEKAIVDHVLAGDPDQDEAFARELALIWWHGAYRRP from the coding sequence ATGCCTTCGATCACCCGCCGCGCGCCGAACCCCGAGCGCCGGGCCTCGGCCGACGCGGAGATACTGGCCGCGACGCGGCGGCTGCTCGACGGCGGCGCGACGTTCACCGAGCTGGGCGTGCAGCACATCTCGGCCGAGGCCGGCGTGGCCCGCTCGACCTTCTACGCCCACTTCAAGGACAAGACGGCCCTGCTGCTGCGGCTGGCCGGCGACATGGTGGAGACGTCGTTCGGCGTCGCGTCGGCGTGGGAGCCGGACAGCGGCGTCGCCGGCCTCACCGAGGCCTTCCAGCAGGTGGTGGCGATCTACCGGGACAACATCACCATGGTCTTGGCGGTCGCGGAGGTCTCGGCCTACGACGCGACCGTGCGGGACTTCTGGTCCGGGCTGATCGCCCCGTTCAGCGCGCGGACGGTCCAGGTCCTCGAACAGGAGCAGGCCGCCGGCCGGACGCCGTCGAGTGTCGACGTCGTCAACGCGACGCGGGTGATCGTGATGGGCGGCGAGAAGGCCATCGTCGACCACGTCCTGGCCGGGGATCCCGACCAGGACGAGGCCTTCGCGCGTGAGCTGGCGCTCATCTGGTGGCACGGCGCCTATCGCCGGCCCTGA